The following proteins are co-located in the Siansivirga zeaxanthinifaciens CC-SAMT-1 genome:
- a CDS encoding aconitate hydratase: protein MAFDIEMIKGVYANMAERVDKARDIVGKPLTLSEKILYNHLWDGTPTKAFVRGKDYVDFAPDRIACQDATAQMALLQFMQAGKSKVAVPTTVHCDHLIQAKDGAAIDLKHANSVSSEVFSFLESVSNKYGIGFWKPGAGIIHQVVLENYAFPGGMMIGTDSHTVNAGGLGMVAIGVGGADAVDVMAGMAWELKFPKLIGIKLTGKLSGWTAPKDVILKVAEILTVKGGTGAIVEYFGEGATSMSCTGKGTICNMGAEIGATTSTFGYDDSMERYLRATDRADVADAANKVRSYLTADPEVYANPELYFDQVIEINLSELSPLLNGPFTPDLSTPVGSDMTSKAKENDWPIVVEWGLIGSCTNSSYEDLSRASSIAQQALDKGVKMKSELGINPGSEQVRYTAERDGILQIFEKLDAKIFTNACGPCIGQWARYSDPKNAPKNSIVHSFNRNFAKRADGNPNTHAFVASPEITAAIAIAGRLDFNPMTDKLINENGEEVMLDEPTGWELPPKGFEVKENGYLAPEEDGSHVKVKVAEDSERLQLLTPFEPIGDTITGAKLLIKAYGKCTTDHISMAGPWLRFRGHLDNISNNCLIGAVNAYNQKTNFVKNQLTGDFSGVPDTARAYKAAGVKSIVVGDHNYGEGSSREHAAMEPRHLGVAAVIVKSFARIHETNLKKQGMLGLTFANEADYDLIQEDDTFNFLDLNEFAPDKQLTLELVHADGSKDVIKLNHTYNDAQIAWYKEGSALNLIKKQNAS from the coding sequence ATGGCATTTGATATTGAAATGATTAAAGGTGTTTACGCTAATATGGCGGAACGCGTTGATAAAGCAAGGGACATTGTAGGAAAACCATTAACGCTTTCTGAAAAAATATTGTATAATCACCTTTGGGATGGCACACCAACCAAAGCCTTTGTAAGAGGTAAAGATTATGTAGATTTTGCTCCCGATAGAATTGCTTGTCAGGATGCGACAGCGCAAATGGCTTTACTGCAATTTATGCAAGCCGGTAAATCGAAAGTGGCCGTTCCAACGACAGTTCATTGCGATCATTTAATACAAGCTAAAGATGGAGCCGCTATCGACTTAAAACATGCTAACAGCGTAAGTAGCGAGGTGTTTAGTTTTTTAGAGTCTGTTTCAAATAAATATGGTATTGGTTTCTGGAAACCAGGTGCTGGAATTATTCACCAAGTAGTTTTAGAAAATTATGCTTTTCCGGGTGGGATGATGATTGGTACCGATTCGCACACCGTTAATGCAGGTGGATTAGGTATGGTTGCCATTGGAGTAGGTGGCGCCGATGCGGTAGATGTTATGGCAGGTATGGCTTGGGAATTAAAATTTCCAAAACTTATTGGTATTAAATTAACTGGTAAGTTATCGGGTTGGACAGCTCCTAAAGATGTTATTTTAAAAGTAGCCGAAATTTTAACTGTTAAAGGCGGAACAGGCGCTATTGTAGAATATTTTGGAGAAGGTGCCACATCCATGTCTTGTACTGGTAAAGGAACCATTTGTAATATGGGTGCCGAAATAGGAGCTACAACGTCTACGTTTGGTTACGACGATTCTATGGAACGTTACCTGCGTGCTACCGATAGAGCCGATGTGGCAGATGCCGCAAATAAAGTAAGAAGCTATCTTACTGCCGACCCAGAGGTGTATGCAAATCCAGAATTATATTTCGATCAGGTTATTGAAATTAATTTATCAGAATTGAGCCCGTTATTAAACGGACCATTTACACCCGATTTATCGACACCAGTAGGAAGCGATATGACTTCAAAAGCCAAAGAAAATGATTGGCCTATTGTTGTAGAATGGGGTTTAATAGGATCGTGTACTAACTCGTCTTACGAAGATTTATCGCGTGCCTCTTCCATAGCGCAACAAGCCCTTGATAAAGGCGTGAAAATGAAATCTGAATTAGGTATTAATCCGGGTTCAGAACAAGTTCGTTATACCGCCGAAAGAGATGGTATTCTTCAAATTTTTGAAAAATTAGATGCTAAAATTTTTACCAATGCCTGCGGACCATGTATTGGGCAATGGGCGCGTTACAGCGATCCTAAAAATGCACCAAAAAACAGCATTGTACATTCCTTTAATAGAAACTTTGCAAAACGTGCCGATGGTAACCCCAATACGCACGCCTTTGTGGCTTCACCAGAAATAACTGCCGCTATTGCTATTGCAGGACGTTTGGATTTCAATCCGATGACCGACAAGTTAATTAATGAAAATGGCGAAGAAGTGATGTTAGATGAACCAACAGGATGGGAGTTACCTCCAAAAGGGTTCGAAGTAAAAGAAAACGGTTATTTGGCACCAGAAGAAGATGGGAGCCATGTAAAAGTAAAAGTAGCAGAAGATTCAGAAAGACTGCAATTACTAACACCATTTGAGCCAATAGGCGATACTATTACCGGCGCTAAATTATTAATTAAAGCCTACGGAAAATGTACTACCGACCATATTAGTATGGCTGGACCATGGTTGCGTTTTAGAGGACATTTAGATAATATTTCTAACAACTGTTTAATAGGTGCTGTTAATGCCTATAACCAAAAAACAAACTTTGTAAAAAACCAATTAACGGGCGATTTTTCTGGTGTTCCAGATACAGCTAGAGCGTATAAAGCAGCCGGTGTTAAAAGTATTGTTGTAGGCGATCATAATTATGGAGAAGGCTCGTCTCGTGAGCATGCTGCTATGGAGCCAAGACACTTAGGTGTTGCTGCAGTAATTGTAAAATCGTTTGCACGTATTCATGAAACAAACCTTAAAAAACAAGGTATGTTAGGTTTAACTTTTGCTAACGAAGCCGATTACGATTTAATTCAAGAAGATGATACCTTTAACTTCTTAGACTTAAACGAATTTGCACCAGACAAACAACTTACCTTAGAGCTGGTTCATGCCGATGGTAGTAAAGATGTTATTAAATTAAACCACACTTATAACGATGCGCAAATTGCATGGTATAAAGAAGGCTCTGCTTTAAATTTAATTAAAAAACAAAATGCTTCTTAA
- a CDS encoding T9SS type B sorting domain-containing protein, translating into MHYILKVTLCCFLLFTCTFYNTWSQNVAPVLTATGDQTYCPKSQINIVTDFNITDPDDTEIEALFVQISKGYVQGEDNLTLTGSHPNILTSWSVEQGKLKLFGLGSNPVNYSNLIAAIKDVVFESTSDFPVDKGFSITIGDANYLPSTDHYYEYVPNLGITWTSARIAAASRTYFGLQGYLATITSSEEAQLSGEQAAGAGWIGGSDAETEGVWKWVTGPEAGTVFWNGLSNGSTPNYANWNIGEPNQFGNEDYAHITDPSIGIRGAWNDLPNEGEAFGPYQPKGYIVEYGGLPGDPVLQISASTNIYVPKLTSTNAATRCGSGDVTLEASAINGDVYWFDTITATTPIHIGSFLNRTLTQTTTYFVMATNGCLIGERIPVTATINNLPVVQSTVEYKNCDSDNQPNDGFANFNLDEITPFIIGNATALVTSYHLTYTDAESEQNKLPTIYNNTNGNVFYARVETLQGCFVISEVSLKISTTLLPQNFSTLLEVCDDDATNLDGFHNFDLSQATTTFLNEFPAGQNLSVHYYETLEDAEINKNEITQITNYTNKTAYSQDIFVRIESNDNGECFGLGNYLKLRVNDLPEFQVGQTNFFCLNNPETITLYTYNTNGVFNYEWSDVNGIVLSTSNTIDVTMPGIYQVKAISNLGCESFAVNYSVLESDTAKLNNDVICIVEVSDNNSISINYDNNTLGIGNYEFALDNENGPYQDSTVFTNVLAGRHFIYVRDKNGCGTVSFEVFILGFPKFFTPNNDGINDTWQVRGLGSDFTEASKVSIFDRYGKLLKQIRAKSNVWDGTFRGEILPESDYWFIAELIDFNGMVTTYKGHFTLKR; encoded by the coding sequence ATGCATTATATATTAAAAGTCACTTTATGTTGTTTTCTGCTTTTCACTTGTACTTTTTATAATACTTGGTCACAAAATGTGGCTCCAGTTTTAACAGCTACGGGAGACCAGACTTATTGTCCTAAAAGTCAAATAAATATTGTAACCGATTTTAATATTACAGACCCTGATGATACAGAAATAGAGGCCTTATTTGTCCAAATTTCTAAAGGATACGTTCAAGGAGAAGACAATCTTACATTAACTGGTTCACATCCAAACATTTTAACCTCTTGGAGTGTAGAGCAAGGAAAACTTAAACTTTTTGGTTTAGGATCTAATCCAGTTAATTATAGCAATTTAATTGCAGCTATTAAAGATGTTGTTTTTGAAAGCACAAGCGATTTCCCTGTAGATAAAGGTTTTTCTATAACTATTGGAGATGCCAACTACTTACCTTCTACAGATCATTATTATGAATATGTTCCTAATCTGGGAATTACTTGGACATCAGCTAGAATAGCAGCCGCTAGTCGTACCTATTTTGGTTTACAGGGGTATTTAGCAACTATTACATCATCGGAAGAAGCCCAGTTGTCGGGCGAACAAGCTGCAGGAGCTGGCTGGATAGGCGGAAGTGATGCAGAAACTGAAGGCGTTTGGAAATGGGTTACAGGACCCGAAGCTGGTACTGTTTTTTGGAATGGTTTAAGTAATGGTTCAACGCCTAATTATGCGAATTGGAACATTGGAGAACCCAATCAGTTTGGAAATGAAGATTATGCCCATATAACAGATCCGTCAATTGGAATTAGAGGGGCTTGGAACGATTTACCAAATGAAGGTGAAGCATTTGGTCCTTATCAACCTAAAGGCTATATAGTAGAGTATGGTGGTTTACCTGGCGATCCAGTATTGCAAATTTCAGCGAGCACAAATATATATGTTCCCAAACTTACAAGTACTAATGCAGCTACAAGGTGCGGCAGTGGCGATGTAACTCTGGAGGCAAGCGCCATAAATGGTGATGTTTATTGGTTCGATACAATTACTGCTACAACCCCCATACATATAGGCTCTTTTTTAAATAGAACATTAACTCAAACCACCACTTACTTTGTTATGGCTACAAATGGTTGTTTAATTGGAGAAAGAATACCAGTTACTGCTACCATTAATAATTTACCCGTTGTTCAATCTACGGTTGAATATAAAAACTGTGATTCTGATAACCAGCCAAACGATGGTTTTGCAAACTTTAATTTAGATGAAATAACTCCGTTTATTATTGGTAATGCTACTGCTTTAGTAACAAGTTATCATCTAACTTATACCGATGCCGAATCGGAACAAAATAAACTACCAACGATTTACAATAATACCAATGGTAATGTATTTTATGCTCGTGTTGAAACTTTACAAGGTTGCTTTGTTATTTCTGAAGTTTCTTTGAAAATTTCAACCACATTGTTACCACAAAATTTTTCAACGTTACTCGAAGTTTGCGATGATGATGCTACCAATTTAGATGGTTTTCATAATTTCGATTTATCTCAAGCTACTACAACGTTTTTAAATGAATTTCCAGCAGGACAAAATTTAAGTGTTCATTATTATGAAACTTTAGAGGATGCCGAGATTAATAAAAACGAAATTACTCAAATTACGAACTACACGAATAAAACAGCTTATTCTCAAGATATTTTTGTTAGAATTGAAAGTAATGATAATGGCGAATGTTTCGGACTTGGGAATTATTTAAAACTAAGAGTAAATGATTTACCAGAATTTCAGGTAGGGCAAACCAATTTTTTCTGTTTGAATAATCCAGAAACAATAACATTGTATACCTATAATACTAATGGTGTTTTTAACTATGAATGGAGCGATGTAAACGGTATTGTTCTTAGCACTAGTAATACGATAGATGTTACCATGCCTGGCATATATCAGGTTAAAGCTATATCAAATTTGGGTTGCGAGTCCTTTGCTGTAAATTATAGCGTTTTAGAATCGGATACTGCAAAATTAAATAATGATGTTATTTGTATTGTTGAAGTTTCAGATAACAATAGTATATCTATTAATTACGATAATAACACCTTAGGCATTGGAAATTATGAGTTTGCTCTCGATAATGAAAACGGCCCCTATCAAGATTCTACCGTTTTTACGAATGTTTTGGCTGGGAGACACTTTATTTATGTGAGAGATAAAAATGGTTGTGGTACTGTTTCTTTTGAAGTTTTCATATTGGGTTTCCCGAAATTTTTTACTCCAAATAATGATGGGATTAACGATACATGGCAAGTTCGTGGTTTAGGTTCCGATTTTACTGAGGCTTCAAAAGTAAGTATTTTTGATAGATATGGTAAATTGTTGAAGCAAATAAGAGCCAAATCTAATGTTTGGGATGGTACCTTTAGAGGTGAGATATTACCAGAATCAGATTATTGGTTTATCGCTGAATTAATAGATTTTAATGGTATGGTAACAACATATAAAGGGCATTTTACTTTGAAAAGATAA
- a CDS encoding mechanosensitive ion channel family protein, producing MIDDLKNWFESHSFLLSITKYLVWIALILIIITFARKFIKKQLPDNSLRYKSQKGIEIIGYFLAILITITYFTGSIKDLGLAIGLLTAGITITLQELILSIAGSFYIFFVRVYKPGDRIEINGIKGDVIDIDSVYTTMMEIGQWVSSDNYSGRIVKLSNAFVFKGPVYNYSQDFPFVWDEFNLPIRYGSNIELAKEIVISVAQDYLSEYVKKSISDWKSVVDKYYIEDAQVDPTLAITITDNWIQFNLRYIVDYKKRRHTNHLLNEEIGKRILQTNGKVILASATFEIVKIPTVKFEEDKTKENKT from the coding sequence GTGATAGATGATTTAAAAAATTGGTTTGAATCGCATAGTTTTCTATTAAGTATTACAAAGTACTTAGTATGGATTGCACTAATTTTGATTATTATCACATTTGCAAGAAAGTTCATAAAAAAACAACTTCCAGATAATTCTCTAAGATATAAATCTCAAAAAGGAATTGAAATTATAGGTTACTTTTTGGCTATTCTTATTACCATCACTTATTTCACAGGCAGCATAAAGGACTTAGGACTTGCGATAGGTTTACTAACTGCAGGAATAACAATAACTTTACAAGAACTAATTTTAAGTATTGCAGGTTCATTTTATATATTCTTTGTACGCGTTTACAAGCCAGGTGACCGAATTGAAATTAATGGAATTAAAGGAGATGTTATAGACATTGACAGTGTGTATACAACAATGATGGAGATAGGACAATGGGTTTCTAGCGACAATTATAGTGGTAGAATCGTCAAGTTAAGCAATGCATTTGTCTTTAAAGGTCCTGTGTATAACTATTCGCAAGACTTTCCGTTTGTTTGGGATGAATTCAATTTACCAATTCGTTATGGTTCTAATATTGAACTAGCAAAAGAGATTGTAATTTCTGTTGCTCAAGATTACCTATCGGAATATGTTAAAAAATCAATTTCAGATTGGAAAAGTGTCGTGGATAAGTACTATATTGAAGATGCTCAAGTGGATCCAACACTTGCAATAACAATAACAGATAATTGGATTCAATTTAATTTAAGATATATAGTTGATTATAAGAAAAGAAGACATACTAACCACCTGCTCAATGAAGAGATTGGTAAAAGAATTTTGCAAACTAACGGCAAGGTAATTTTGGCGTCTGCAACATTTGAAATAGTTAAAATTCCTACTGTAAAATTTGAAGAAGATAAAACTAAAGAAAACAAAACCTAA
- a CDS encoding bifunctional aconitate hydratase 2/2-methylisocitrate dehydratase encodes MNTYNDYIKEIEERKAQGLSPKPIDSSDLLSEIIAQIKDSGNPHREDSLKFFIYNTLPGTTSAALVKAQFLKEIILGDAVVAEITPTFAFEQLSHMKGGPSIKVLLDLALGEDAAIAKEAAEVLKTQVFLYEADTDRLEAAFKNGSEIAKDILESYLQAEFFTKLPEIEEEIEVVTFIAGVGDISTDLLSPGSDAHSRSDRELHGQCIFEHNKDMQSELKALKAEHPDKRVMLVAEKGTMGVGSSRMSGVNNVALWTGIPGSPYVPFINIAPVIAGTNGISPIFLTTVGVTGGIGIDLKNWVIQRDADGNPVLDAEGEPVLEQKYSVETGTVLTINTKTKKLYKGDQELMDISASLTPQKVEFIKAGGSYAVVFGKKLQTIAAKILGKEIPQVYATSKEISVEGQGLTAVEKIFNKNAVGNTPGKLLHAGSDVRVEVNIVGSQDTTGLMTSQELEMMAATVISPIVDGAYQSGCHTASVWDSKSKANIPRLMKFMNDFGLITARDPKGKYHAMTDVIHKVLNDITVSDWDIIIGGDSHTRMSKGVAFGADSGTVALALATGEATMPIPQSVKVTFKGTMKSYMDFRDVVHATQQQMLKQFGGENVFQGRVIEVHIGTLTSDQAFTFTDWTAEMKAKASICISEDETLIESLEISRDRIQIMIDKGMDNENKVLQGLVDKANARIQELKTGIKPALKPDANANYYAEVVIDLDEIAEPMIADPDVNNEDVSKRYTHDTIRPLSYYGGTKKVDLGFVGSCMVHKGDMKILAQILKNIEEQHGKVEFKAPLVVAPPTYNIVDELKAEGDWEVLQKYSGFEFDDNAPKDAARTKYENMLYLERPGCNLCMGNQEKAEPGDTVMATSTRLFQGRVVKDSGEKKGESLLSSTPVVVLSTILGRTPTMEEYEAAVDGIVLTKFKPSQKQLVM; translated from the coding sequence ATGAATACTTATAATGATTACATTAAGGAAATCGAAGAACGTAAAGCTCAGGGTCTAAGCCCAAAGCCAATAGACAGTTCCGATTTGCTAAGCGAAATTATCGCTCAAATAAAAGATTCAGGAAATCCTCACAGAGAAGATTCTTTAAAATTCTTTATTTACAATACTTTACCTGGTACTACCAGTGCAGCTTTAGTAAAAGCACAGTTCTTAAAAGAAATTATTTTAGGAGACGCGGTGGTAGCAGAAATAACTCCAACATTTGCTTTCGAACAATTATCGCACATGAAAGGAGGACCTTCTATTAAGGTATTGCTTGATTTGGCATTGGGTGAAGATGCAGCCATCGCTAAAGAAGCTGCAGAAGTATTAAAAACACAGGTATTTTTATATGAAGCCGATACCGATCGTTTAGAAGCGGCATTTAAAAATGGTAGTGAAATAGCTAAAGATATTCTTGAGAGTTATCTTCAAGCGGAATTTTTTACAAAATTACCAGAGATTGAAGAAGAAATTGAAGTTGTAACTTTTATTGCTGGTGTGGGAGATATCTCAACCGATTTATTATCACCTGGTAGTGATGCCCATTCCAGATCAGATCGTGAATTGCATGGACAGTGTATCTTTGAACATAACAAAGACATGCAAAGCGAACTGAAAGCTTTAAAAGCTGAACATCCAGATAAACGTGTGATGCTTGTAGCCGAAAAGGGTACCATGGGTGTAGGTTCGTCTAGAATGTCGGGTGTAAACAATGTGGCGCTTTGGACAGGTATTCCGGGTAGCCCATATGTGCCTTTTATTAACATTGCACCAGTTATTGCAGGAACTAACGGTATTTCGCCAATTTTCTTAACTACAGTTGGTGTTACAGGTGGTATTGGTATCGATCTTAAAAACTGGGTAATACAAAGGGATGCCGATGGTAATCCTGTACTTGATGCCGAAGGCGAACCTGTTTTAGAACAAAAATATTCTGTAGAAACAGGAACGGTTCTTACTATAAATACAAAAACTAAAAAATTATACAAAGGTGATCAGGAATTAATGGATATTTCTGCGTCATTAACACCACAAAAAGTAGAGTTTATTAAGGCTGGTGGGTCTTATGCTGTAGTTTTTGGTAAAAAATTACAAACCATTGCTGCTAAAATTTTAGGAAAAGAAATTCCTCAGGTTTACGCTACTTCTAAAGAAATATCTGTGGAAGGTCAGGGTTTAACTGCAGTAGAGAAAATATTTAATAAAAATGCTGTAGGTAACACACCAGGTAAATTATTACATGCGGGATCAGATGTTCGTGTAGAAGTAAATATCGTTGGTTCTCAAGATACCACGGGGTTAATGACTTCTCAAGAGCTGGAAATGATGGCTGCAACGGTTATTTCTCCTATTGTTGATGGTGCTTATCAATCGGGTTGTCACACAGCTTCGGTTTGGGATAGCAAGTCTAAAGCGAATATTCCAAGATTAATGAAGTTTATGAACGACTTCGGATTAATTACTGCTCGTGATCCTAAAGGAAAATATCACGCCATGACCGATGTTATTCATAAAGTATTGAATGATATTACCGTAAGCGATTGGGATATTATTATTGGTGGCGATTCGCACACACGTATGTCTAAAGGTGTTGCTTTTGGAGCCGATTCAGGTACTGTAGCATTAGCTTTAGCAACAGGTGAGGCAACGATGCCAATTCCGCAGTCGGTAAAGGTTACTTTTAAAGGAACCATGAAAAGTTATATGGACTTCCGCGATGTGGTTCATGCAACACAACAGCAAATGTTAAAGCAGTTTGGTGGTGAAAATGTTTTCCAAGGAAGAGTTATTGAAGTGCATATTGGTACTTTAACATCCGACCAAGCCTTTACTTTTACCGATTGGACTGCCGAAATGAAAGCTAAAGCATCTATTTGTATTTCAGAAGATGAAACCTTAATAGAATCGTTAGAAATTTCAAGAGACCGTATCCAGATCATGATTGATAAAGGTATGGATAACGAAAATAAGGTACTTCAAGGATTAGTAGATAAAGCAAATGCTAGAATTCAAGAGTTAAAAACAGGAATTAAACCAGCTTTAAAACCTGATGCCAATGCGAACTATTATGCAGAAGTTGTTATTGATTTAGATGAGATTGCAGAACCAATGATTGCCGATCCAGATGTTAACAACGAAGATGTATCTAAACGTTATACACACGATACCATTCGTCCTTTATCATACTACGGCGGCACCAAAAAAGTAGATTTAGGTTTTGTTGGTTCTTGTATGGTTCATAAAGGCGATATGAAAATATTAGCTCAAATATTAAAGAACATTGAAGAGCAACACGGTAAAGTTGAATTTAAAGCGCCTTTAGTTGTAGCGCCTCCAACTTATAACATTGTTGATGAGTTGAAAGCCGAAGGCGATTGGGAAGTATTACAAAAATACTCTGGTTTTGAGTTTGATGATAATGCACCAAAAGATGCAGCACGAACTAAATATGAAAACATGCTGTACCTAGAGCGTCCTGGATGTAATTTATGTATGGGTAACCAGGAAAAAGCTGAGCCAGGTGATACGGTTATGGCGACATCTACACGTTTATTCCAAGGACGTGTTGTTAAAGATTCTGGTGAGAAAAAAGGAGAATCTTTATTATCATCGACTCCTGTGGTTGTTCTCTCTACTATTTTAGGAAGAACACCAACTATGGAAGAATATGAAGCAGCAGTAGATGGTATTGTTTTAACCAAATTCAAGCCTTCACAAAAACAATTAGTGATGTAA
- the mazG gene encoding nucleoside triphosphate pyrophosphohydrolase yields the protein MNSRDAQLKAFDRLLTIMDELRAQCPWDKKQTMETLRHLTIEETYELGDAILDNNLEEVKKELGDVLLHIVFYSKIGSETNDFDIADVCNSICDKLIHRHPHIYSDVKVENEEDVKRNWENLKLKEGKKSVLEGVPKSLPALVKANRIQEKVAGVGFDWEAPNQVWEKVEEELNEFKTEIANGNKDAMESEFGDVLFSMINYARFLKINPENALERTNKKFSKRFQYLEEKAKQLNKPLKEMTLAEMDVFWEEAKTQL from the coding sequence ATGAATTCCAGAGACGCACAACTTAAAGCATTTGATAGATTATTAACCATTATGGACGAGCTTCGAGCACAATGTCCTTGGGATAAAAAGCAAACCATGGAAACCCTTAGGCACTTAACCATTGAGGAAACCTATGAGTTGGGTGATGCTATTCTAGACAATAATTTAGAGGAAGTAAAAAAAGAATTAGGCGATGTGCTATTACACATTGTATTCTATTCTAAAATTGGTAGCGAAACCAACGATTTTGATATTGCCGATGTTTGTAACAGCATTTGCGATAAGTTAATACATAGGCATCCCCATATTTACAGCGATGTAAAAGTTGAAAATGAAGAAGATGTTAAGCGAAACTGGGAAAATTTAAAACTTAAAGAAGGTAAAAAAAGTGTTTTAGAGGGCGTGCCTAAAAGTTTACCTGCATTAGTTAAAGCCAATCGAATACAAGAAAAAGTTGCTGGTGTTGGTTTCGATTGGGAAGCACCCAATCAGGTTTGGGAAAAAGTCGAGGAGGAGCTTAATGAATTTAAGACAGAAATTGCCAATGGAAATAAAGATGCTATGGAAAGCGAGTTTGGCGATGTCTTGTTTTCAATGATTAATTATGCCAGATTTTTAAAAATAAATCCTGAAAATGCTCTGGAACGTACCAATAAAAAATTCTCTAAGCGTTTTCAATATTTAGAAGAAAAAGCAAAGCAACTTAATAAACCACTTAAAGAAATGACGCTAGCAGAAATGGATGTTTTTTGGGAAGAAGCAAAAACCCAACTATAA